Proteins from a genomic interval of Clostridium sp. 'deep sea':
- the rplD gene encoding 50S ribosomal protein L4, with protein sequence MPAVALYNTKGDQIGNVDLTEAVFGAEVNQSLMHQAVVMYLAAQRRGTASVKTRGEVRGGGRKPWRQKGTGRARIGTIRAPHWTGGGTVFGPTPRDYTKKMNKKARRQAIRSALSAKVAAGELIVVDELQFDKPKTKEMVGVLQNIKAGKKVLVVTPIGHENVVLSARNIPSVYTAAASMVNVYQVLNCDSLVMTKEAVQKVEEVFA encoded by the coding sequence ATGCCTGCAGTGGCTTTATACAATACTAAAGGGGACCAAATCGGCAATGTTGATTTAACAGAAGCTGTATTTGGCGCAGAAGTAAATCAAAGTTTAATGCATCAAGCTGTTGTTATGTATTTGGCAGCACAGCGTCGTGGCACTGCAAGTGTAAAAACACGCGGTGAAGTAAGGGGAGGCGGCCGTAAACCTTGGAGACAAAAGGGAACAGGTCGTGCCCGTATCGGTACTATCCGTGCTCCACATTGGACCGGTGGTGGTACTGTATTCGGACCAACTCCACGCGATTACACTAAGAAGATGAACAAAAAAGCCAGACGTCAAGCAATTCGTTCAGCTTTATCTGCTAAAGTAGCAGCTGGCGAGTTAATCGTTGTAGATGAACTACAATTTGATAAGCCAAAAACAAAAGAAATGGTTGGAGTTTTACAAAACATTAAGGCTGGTAAAAAAGTATTAGTGGTAACTCCAATTGGCCATGAGAATGTAGTATTATCAGCTCGTAATATTCCTAGTGTTTACACAGCGGCAGCTTCAATGGTGAATGTTTACCAGGTATTAAACTGTGATTCACTAGTTATGACAAAAGAAGCAGTTCAGAAGGTTGAGGAGGTGTTCGCATAA
- the rplW gene encoding 50S ribosomal protein L23, translating to MHVRDIIIKPIVTERTSELMEENKYTFQVAKNANKIQIKNAIEEVFGVKVASVNTMNMQGKKKRMGVHVGRRADWKKAIVTLTPDSKTIEIFEGV from the coding sequence ATGCATGTACGCGACATTATAATTAAACCTATCGTAACTGAGCGCACATCTGAGTTAATGGAAGAAAACAAATACACATTTCAAGTGGCAAAGAACGCTAATAAAATTCAAATTAAGAATGCAATAGAAGAAGTCTTTGGCGTTAAAGTAGCAAGCGTAAACACAATGAACATGCAAGGTAAGAAAAAGCGCATGGGCGTTCACGTTGGCCGCAGAGCTGACTGGAAAAAAGCAATTGTTACATTAACCCCAGACAGTAAAACTATTGAGATTTTTGAAGGCGTATAA
- the rplB gene encoding 50S ribosomal protein L2, with translation MALKKFKPTSPGRRTMTVSTFEEITRTAPEKSLTVTLKKTGGRNNKGRVTVRHRGGGHKRRYRIIDFKRSKDDIPARVAHIEYDPNRSARIALLHYVDGEKRYIIAPVGLEVGQMVMSGPKADIIPGNSLKLKDIPLGTVVHNLELKPGKGGQLVRSAGSSAQVMAKEGSYAHIRLPSGEVRLIHLECRATIGQVGNVEHEIISIGKAGRNRWLGKRPTVRGSVMNPVDHPHGGGEGRAPIGRKSPMTPWGKPALGAKTRKRKQSDKYIVRRRHDK, from the coding sequence GTGGCACTTAAAAAGTTTAAGCCAACCTCTCCAGGTCGTCGTACTATGACGGTTTCAACTTTTGAAGAAATTACACGAACAGCACCGGAGAAGTCTTTAACAGTTACACTAAAGAAGACTGGTGGCAGAAACAATAAAGGTCGTGTTACAGTACGTCACCGTGGTGGTGGACATAAGCGCCGTTATAGAATAATTGACTTTAAGCGTAGTAAAGACGATATTCCTGCAAGAGTTGCTCATATTGAATATGATCCAAATCGTTCAGCTCGAATTGCGTTATTACACTATGTTGATGGAGAAAAGCGATATATTATTGCACCTGTAGGTTTAGAAGTTGGTCAAATGGTTATGTCTGGCCCTAAAGCAGACATTATACCAGGAAACTCTTTAAAGCTTAAGGATATACCATTAGGTACAGTTGTTCATAACCTAGAGTTAAAGCCTGGAAAAGGCGGCCAATTAGTAAGATCTGCTGGTTCATCTGCGCAGGTTATGGCTAAAGAAGGAAGTTACGCTCATATTCGTCTTCCAAGTGGCGAAGTTCGCTTAATTCACTTAGAGTGTAGAGCAACTATTGGTCAGGTTGGTAATGTAGAGCATGAGATAATATCTATTGGTAAAGCTGGACGTAATCGTTGGTTAGGTAAACGCCCAACAGTACGTGGTAGTGTAATGAACCCAGTAGATCACCCACACGGTGGTGGTGAAGGTCGCGCTCCTATCGGACGTAAATCACCAATGACACCATGGGGTAAACCAGCGCTTGGCGCTAAAACACGTAAGCGTAAGCAAAGCGATAAATATATTGTGCGACGTAGGCATGATAAATAA
- the rpsS gene encoding 30S ribosomal protein S19: MSRSTKKGPFVDVKLLKRIEDMNEKNEKKVLKTWSRASTIFPQMVGHTIAVHDGRKHVPVYVTEDMVGHKLGEFAPTRTYRGHDDKSGRSSSVR, encoded by the coding sequence GTGAGTCGTTCTACCAAAAAAGGGCCCTTTGTAGATGTTAAATTGCTTAAACGCATTGAAGATATGAATGAAAAGAACGAGAAAAAGGTACTTAAGACTTGGTCAAGAGCTTCAACAATTTTTCCACAAATGGTTGGACATACAATTGCAGTTCACGATGGTCGTAAACATGTACCTGTATACGTTACCGAAGATATGGTTGGTCACAAATTAGGTGAATTTGCACCAACTAGAACATACCGCGGCCATGATGATAAAAGCGGCCGTAGCAGTTCGGTAAGATAA
- the rplV gene encoding 50S ribosomal protein L22 encodes MEAKAKARFVRVTPRKARQVIDEIRGKDVAEALAVLRFTRRKSADIIYKVVASAASNAEHNFEMNKDSLYIAEAFVDGGPVLKRFKARAQGRAYPILKRTSHITVVVKERS; translated from the coding sequence ATGGAAGCAAAAGCTAAAGCACGTTTCGTGCGCGTTACTCCACGAAAAGCGCGTCAAGTTATCGATGAAATTCGTGGCAAAGATGTTGCCGAAGCCCTGGCCGTTCTACGCTTTACTCGTCGTAAATCTGCCGACATCATTTATAAAGTGGTTGCCTCTGCAGCATCAAACGCTGAGCACAACTTTGAAATGAACAAAGACAGCCTATATATTGCTGAGGCGTTCGTTGATGGTGGTCCGGTATTAAAAAGATTTAAAGCACGAGCTCAAGGACGCGCCTATCCGATACTAAAGAGAACCAGCCACATCACAGTGGTAGTTAAAGAGCGTTCATAA
- the rpsC gene encoding 30S ribosomal protein S3, with product MGQKVNPNGLRIGIIRDWDSKWYAEKDFANYLVEDDKIRKFVKKSFYDAGIAKVIIERTANIIRLSLNTAKPGMIIGKNGAGVDALRAQLTKMTGKQIFINVVEIKKPEIDAALVAENIASQLERRITYRRAMRQVMTRAMRANAQGIKVMISGRLNGAEIARCEWDRMGRIPLQTLRADIDYGVATAYTTYGQLGIKVWIYKGEVLPRK from the coding sequence TTGGGTCAAAAAGTAAATCCAAACGGATTACGCATAGGCATTATTCGTGATTGGGATTCTAAATGGTATGCAGAAAAAGACTTTGCTAACTATTTAGTAGAAGATGATAAAATTCGTAAATTTGTTAAGAAGTCATTTTACGATGCTGGAATTGCAAAAGTAATAATTGAGAGAACAGCTAATATTATTAGACTTTCTCTAAATACAGCTAAGCCAGGAATGATTATTGGTAAAAATGGTGCAGGAGTAGATGCTCTTCGCGCGCAGTTAACCAAAATGACTGGTAAGCAGATTTTCATAAATGTTGTAGAAATTAAAAAACCAGAAATAGATGCCGCTTTAGTAGCAGAGAATATTGCTAGTCAGCTTGAGCGTCGCATTACTTATAGAAGAGCAATGCGTCAAGTTATGACTAGAGCTATGCGTGCTAATGCTCAAGGAATTAAGGTTATGATTTCTGGAAGATTAAATGGTGCAGAAATAGCTCGATGTGAGTGGGATCGTATGGGACGTATTCCCCTACAGACCTTACGCGCTGATATCGATTACGGTGTGGCTACTGCATATACCACATATGGTCAACTTGGTATCAAAGTGTGGATTTATAAAGGTGAGGTTTTACCTCGTAAATAA
- the rplP gene encoding 50S ribosomal protein L16: protein MLMPKRVKYRRHHRGRMKGKAKGGTTVAHGEYGLQAQEPGWITSRQIEAARVALTRSIKRGGQVWINIFPHKPVTAKPAETRMGSGKGAPEYWVAVVKPNRVMFELSGVPEEIAREAIRLASHKLPIKCKFVKREELGGEE, encoded by the coding sequence ATGTTAATGCCAAAACGCGTAAAGTATCGCCGACATCACCGCGGCCGCATGAAAGGCAAAGCCAAAGGCGGAACCACTGTTGCACATGGTGAATATGGTTTACAAGCTCAAGAGCCTGGTTGGATTACCAGTCGTCAAATAGAGGCAGCTCGTGTAGCTTTAACTAGATCCATAAAACGTGGTGGTCAAGTGTGGATAAATATATTCCCTCATAAACCTGTTACAGCTAAACCTGCTGAAACTCGTATGGGTAGTGGTAAGGGTGCTCCAGAGTACTGGGTAGCTGTTGTTAAGCCAAACAGAGTTATGTTTGAGCTAAGCGGAGTTCCTGAGGAGATAGCTCGCGAAGCGATTAGATTGGCATCTCATAAGTTGCCAATAAAGTGTAAGTTTGTTAAACGTGAAGAACTGGGTGGTGAAGAATAA
- the rpmC gene encoding 50S ribosomal protein L29 translates to MRVNEIRVLSDQDLGKKLDDLKEELFNLRFRSAVGQLENPMRIRTVRKSIARIKTVMRERELGINQ, encoded by the coding sequence ATGCGAGTAAATGAAATTCGCGTATTAAGTGATCAAGACCTAGGAAAGAAACTTGATGATTTAAAAGAGGAATTGTTCAATTTACGGTTTCGTTCAGCCGTTGGGCAATTAGAAAACCCAATGCGCATTCGCACAGTGAGAAAGTCTATTGCTCGTATTAAAACTGTTATGCGCGAGCGTGAACTGGGAATCAACCAGTAG
- the rpsQ gene encoding 30S ribosomal protein S17, producing the protein MMERNNRKVRQGVVLSDKMDKTVVVNVERITRHPLYGKKMKRSKKYHAHDVENVCRQGDIVEIMETRPLSKTKRWRVVRIVKKAE; encoded by the coding sequence ATAATGGAAAGAAATAATCGTAAGGTGCGACAGGGAGTTGTATTAAGCGATAAGATGGATAAAACCGTTGTTGTCAATGTTGAACGGATTACCCGTCATCCTTTGTACGGCAAGAAAATGAAGCGTAGTAAGAAGTATCATGCTCATGATGTTGAGAATGTTTGTCGTCAAGGTGATATAGTTGAAATAATGGAAACACGACCATTGAGTAAAACTAAGCGTTGGCGTGTTGTCCGCATTGTTAAAAAAGCCGAGTAG
- the rplN gene encoding 50S ribosomal protein L14 has product MIQSESRLRVADNSGAKEVLCIRVLGGSKRRYASIGDIIVATVKEATPGGVVKKGEVVKAVVVRTKYGVSRTDGSLIRFDDNAVVILDDNHNPRGTRIFGPVAREIREKNFMKIVSLAPEVF; this is encoded by the coding sequence GTGATTCAAAGCGAAAGCAGACTGCGTGTTGCAGATAACTCCGGAGCTAAAGAAGTATTATGTATTCGTGTACTTGGAGGCTCTAAACGTCGGTACGCAAGCATCGGTGATATTATTGTCGCTACCGTTAAGGAAGCAACACCCGGCGGAGTTGTTAAGAAAGGTGAAGTAGTTAAGGCGGTTGTAGTCCGTACTAAGTACGGTGTTAGTCGAACAGACGGAAGTCTAATTAGATTTGACGATAACGCAGTCGTTATTCTTGACGACAATCATAACCCACGTGGCACACGTATATTTGGGCCTGTGGCACGTGAAATTCGAGAAAAGAATTTCATGAAAATTGTTTCACTCGCCCCCGAAGTATTTTAA
- a CDS encoding KOW motif-containing protein: MSQKKLHVKKDDKVLILAGKDKGKSGKVLKAMPAENRVIVESASREPCYC, from the coding sequence ATGAGTCAGAAAAAACTTCATGTCAAAAAAGATGATAAAGTTCTTATTTTGGCAGGCAAAGATAAGGGCAAATCTGGTAAAGTGTTAAAAGCTATGCCAGCAGAGAACCGTGTTATTGTTGAAAGTGCCAGCAGAGAACCGTGTTATTGTTGA
- the rplX gene encoding 50S ribosomal protein L24 → MGQDSGIIEREAPLNVSNVMLVCPSCKEASRTGMKILEDGAKVRYCKKCGQTIDK, encoded by the coding sequence ATGGGTCAAGATAGTGGAATTATTGAAAGAGAAGCTCCACTAAATGTATCAAACGTTATGCTTGTTTGCCCTAGCTGCAAAGAAGCTAGTCGCACAGGCATGAAAATCCTAGAAGATGGTGCCAAAGTACGTTACTGCAAAAAATGCGGTCAAACGATTGATAAGTAG
- the rplE gene encoding 50S ribosomal protein L5: MSRLKEKYISEVKPAMQEKFNYDNVMEIPKIEKISVNMGVGRAVEDKKLIDYAVADLATITGQKPVVNNARRSVSNFKLRAGMPIGCKVTLRGKRMYDFLDKLISINLPRVRDFRGISPEAFDGRGNYTLGVKEQLIFPEIRYDQVQHVQGMNITIVTTAKSDEEAHELLTLMGMPFKR, encoded by the coding sequence GTGTCTAGGCTAAAAGAAAAATATATTTCTGAAGTTAAACCAGCAATGCAAGAGAAGTTTAACTACGACAATGTTATGGAAATTCCTAAGATTGAAAAGATTTCTGTAAATATGGGTGTAGGTAGAGCTGTTGAAGACAAAAAGTTAATTGACTATGCTGTTGCAGATTTAGCAACAATCACTGGTCAAAAACCTGTTGTTAACAATGCAAGACGATCTGTATCAAACTTTAAGCTTCGTGCTGGTATGCCAATTGGATGTAAAGTTACACTTCGCGGTAAGCGAATGTATGACTTTTTAGATAAACTAATTAGTATTAACTTACCACGTGTAAGAGATTTTCGTGGTATTTCTCCTGAGGCCTTTGATGGTCGAGGAAACTATACTCTTGGTGTAAAAGAGCAACTCATATTCCCAGAAATCCGTTACGATCAAGTACAACATGTACAAGGTATGAATATTACAATCGTAACTACAGCGAAATCTGATGAGGAAGCTCATGAGTTGTTAACCTTAATGGGTATGCCGTTTAAGAGATAA
- a CDS encoding type Z 30S ribosomal protein S14, with the protein MAKKSMIAKQKRKQKFTTREYNRCRICGRPRGYMRKFGICRICFRKLAHQGMIPGVKKASW; encoded by the coding sequence GTGGCTAAGAAATCAATGATCGCCAAGCAAAAGCGTAAGCAAAAATTCACTACCCGGGAATACAATCGCTGTAGAATATGTGGTAGACCGCGTGGTTATATGCGTAAATTCGGTATCTGCCGAATCTGTTTCCGTAAGCTGGCACATCAGGGTATGATCCCTGGCGTGAAAAAGGCCAGTTGGTAG
- the rpsH gene encoding 30S ribosomal protein S8, translated as MVMTDPIADMLTRIRNAASALHNSVDVPASNMKKAIAELLLQEGYIKGFEVLDNNNQGTIRIALKYGPNRTQVIHGIKRISKPGLRIYSRKNEIPRVLGGLGIALISTSQGLVTDNKARELRLGGEVVCYVW; from the coding sequence ATGGTAATGACTGACCCTATTGCTGATATGTTAACTAGAATACGTAATGCAGCTTCTGCTCTTCATAATAGTGTTGATGTTCCTGCATCAAACATGAAGAAGGCGATAGCTGAACTACTGTTACAAGAAGGATATATTAAGGGTTTTGAAGTATTAGATAATAACAACCAAGGCACTATTCGTATTGCCTTAAAATATGGACCTAACCGTACTCAGGTTATTCACGGAATTAAAAGAATTTCTAAGCCTGGCTTAAGAATTTACAGTCGTAAAAATGAAATTCCAAGAGTACTTGGTGGCTTAGGTATAGCTTTGATATCAACATCTCAAGGTTTAGTTACAGACAATAAGGCACGCGAACTTCGCTTAGGCGGAGAAGTAGTTTGCTATGTTTGGTAG
- the rplF gene encoding 50S ribosomal protein L6: protein MSRIGRKPITIPKGVEVKKDGNTLEIKGPKGVLKDTFNPDMEIVIEENIISVKRPNDQVKNRALHGLTRSLIANMVEGVTKGFEKSLELRGVGYRAAKQGKKLVLTVGYSHPVEMDPPAGIEVEVPSNTKIVVKGINKQVVGQFAAEVRSVRAPEPYKGKGIRYEGEYVRQKVGKTG from the coding sequence ATGTCACGTATAGGAAGAAAACCTATCACCATACCAAAAGGTGTAGAGGTTAAAAAAGATGGTAATACACTTGAAATAAAAGGACCTAAAGGTGTTCTAAAAGACACATTTAACCCTGATATGGAGATTGTTATTGAAGAGAATATAATTTCAGTTAAACGTCCTAATGACCAAGTTAAAAACCGTGCTTTACATGGTTTAACAAGAAGCTTAATTGCTAATATGGTTGAAGGTGTTACAAAAGGTTTCGAAAAATCACTAGAGCTAAGAGGTGTTGGTTATCGTGCTGCTAAACAAGGTAAAAAACTTGTTTTAACAGTAGGTTACTCTCATCCAGTTGAAATGGATCCACCAGCTGGGATTGAAGTTGAGGTTCCATCTAACACAAAGATCGTAGTAAAAGGAATAAATAAACAGGTAGTTGGCCAATTTGCGGCAGAAGTTCGCTCCGTACGCGCACCTGAGCCATATAAAGGCAAAGGTATTCGTTACGAAGGTGAGTATGTACGTCAAAAAGTCGGTAAGACTGGCTAA
- the rplR gene encoding 50S ribosomal protein L18, whose protein sequence is MLQKADRNKLRKKRHYRIRNRVFGNPERPRLNVYRSNKHIYAQIIDDEVGKTLLSVSTLSPEIASVCNNGGNVEAARMVGKLIGEKAVALGVSKVVFDRGGYKYHGRVANLASAAREAGLEF, encoded by the coding sequence ATGCTACAAAAAGCGGATCGTAATAAACTTCGTAAGAAGCGCCATTATCGTATACGCAATCGCGTTTTCGGTAATCCTGAGCGTCCACGGTTAAATGTATACCGTAGTAATAAACATATCTATGCTCAAATCATCGATGATGAAGTAGGTAAAACATTATTATCGGTATCAACATTAAGCCCTGAAATTGCGTCTGTATGTAATAATGGTGGTAACGTAGAGGCAGCCCGTATGGTAGGTAAACTGATTGGCGAGAAAGCTGTAGCGCTTGGTGTGAGCAAAGTAGTATTTGATCGTGGTGGATATAAATACCATGGTCGTGTAGCTAACCTAGCAAGTGCTGCGCGCGAAGCTGGTCTTGAGTTTTAA
- the rpsE gene encoding 30S ribosomal protein S5, with translation MEKRQNKRRRNDKVKSDLLEKVIEIKPVSKTVKGGRVRSFSAIVAVGDGKGKVGVGLGKARGVPDAVRKAIDTARKNMVAIPLVGTTIPHQVLGVYGAGKVLLKPASEGTGVIAGSAARAILELVGVRDILTKSLGSPNKINIAYATMQGLKELQTAEQVSALRNKDIESLH, from the coding sequence ATGGAAAAGCGCCAAAATAAACGTAGAAGAAACGATAAAGTTAAAAGTGATCTTTTAGAAAAGGTTATAGAGATAAAGCCTGTATCTAAAACCGTAAAAGGTGGTAGAGTTAGAAGCTTTAGCGCTATTGTTGCTGTTGGTGATGGTAAAGGTAAAGTAGGAGTTGGCTTAGGCAAAGCTCGTGGTGTACCTGATGCTGTACGTAAAGCAATTGATACTGCTCGTAAAAACATGGTGGCTATCCCACTTGTTGGTACCACAATACCTCACCAGGTATTAGGTGTTTACGGTGCAGGAAAAGTTCTCTTAAAACCAGCCTCTGAAGGTACAGGAGTTATTGCCGGAAGTGCTGCTCGTGCTATCTTAGAATTAGTTGGTGTAAGAGATATTTTAACAAAGTCTCTAGGCTCACCTAACAAGATTAATATTGCGTATGCAACTATGCAAGGTTTGAAAGAACTTCAAACTGCTGAGCAAGTTTCAGCACTTCGCAATAAAGATATTGAGAGTTTACATTAA
- the rpmD gene encoding 50S ribosomal protein L30 yields MSTQLKITLKRSLIGNIQKQKDTVKALGLKKIRQSVIHNDTPQIRGMIHKVAHLVTVEEIN; encoded by the coding sequence ATGTCAACTCAATTAAAAATCACGCTGAAACGTAGCCTGATTGGTAATATACAAAAACAAAAAGATACTGTAAAAGCACTTGGTTTAAAAAAAATCCGCCAATCTGTGATTCATAATGATACACCACAGATTCGCGGAATGATTCACAAGGTTGCTCATTTAGTTACAGTAGAAGAGATTAACTAG
- the rplO gene encoding 50S ribosomal protein L15 translates to MKLHQLKPAKGSRGKQKRVGRGPGSGYGTTAGRGMNGQNSRSGGGVSVGFEGGQMPLSRLLPKRGFTNIFRKEYAAINLDQLNIFENGTVVDVEVLKSSGLVKNVKHGVKILGRGKLDKKLTVKVHAFSKSATEAIKAAGGEAEVI, encoded by the coding sequence ATGAAATTACATCAGTTAAAGCCTGCTAAGGGCTCTCGTGGCAAGCAAAAGCGTGTTGGAAGAGGTCCTGGTTCAGGTTATGGTACAACTGCTGGACGCGGTATGAATGGTCAAAATTCACGCTCAGGTGGTGGAGTATCAGTAGGATTTGAAGGTGGTCAAATGCCACTATCACGTTTGTTACCAAAGCGTGGGTTTACAAATATATTCCGTAAAGAATATGCTGCTATTAATTTAGATCAACTAAACATCTTTGAGAATGGCACTGTTGTAGATGTTGAGGTATTAAAATCTAGTGGCTTGGTCAAGAATGTAAAGCATGGGGTGAAAATCTTAGGCAGAGGCAAACTTGATAAGAAGTTAACAGTGAAGGTTCACGCATTCTCAAAATCTGCCACAGAAGCTATAAAGGCTGCTGGTGGAGAAGCAGAGGTGATATAA
- the secY gene encoding preprotein translocase subunit SecY → MIKTLRNAWKIPDLRKRLLFTLGMLFVFRLGAHIPVPGVNNEALKDLFSQGNLLGFFDVVAGGALKDFTIFAMSVTPYITASIVIQLLTLIIPSWERMIKEGGQEGRKKQMRYTRYATVILAFIQALAVTLGIRSYLLKQSWSSYLLIALTLAAGTAFLMWLGEKIQEHGIGNGISLIIFTGIISRLPMSVVNMIRKVRLNEMSIFTVIAIVLGVVVMIAAVILIQEGQRRIPVQYARRVVGRKVVGGQSTHIPLRINQAGVIPVIFASSILMFPATIATFSKAAWLKKVGEALQMGGWLHTILYMLFIFGFTYFYTSVQFNPRDISDNLKQQGGFVPGIRPGKPTTDYLSRVSGRLTFVGATFLCALVIIPIVISSAFNIQIGIAGTSLIIMVGVALDTVKQIENQLMMRHYGGFLK, encoded by the coding sequence GTGATTAAGACATTACGCAATGCCTGGAAGATTCCTGATTTACGTAAACGTCTTTTATTCACACTAGGGATGTTATTTGTATTCAGGCTAGGTGCTCATATACCTGTGCCTGGAGTAAATAATGAGGCATTAAAAGATTTGTTTAGTCAAGGCAATCTACTTGGTTTTTTTGATGTAGTAGCAGGTGGTGCGCTTAAAGACTTTACAATATTTGCAATGTCGGTAACACCTTATATCACGGCATCTATTGTAATTCAGCTATTAACTTTAATTATTCCTTCTTGGGAGAGAATGATTAAAGAAGGTGGCCAAGAGGGTCGTAAAAAGCAAATGCGATATACCAGATATGCAACTGTTATTTTAGCGTTTATTCAAGCTTTAGCTGTTACATTAGGTATTCGCAGTTACTTGTTAAAACAATCATGGTCATCATATCTACTCATTGCCTTAACATTAGCTGCTGGTACAGCGTTCTTAATGTGGCTAGGTGAAAAGATACAAGAGCATGGAATAGGAAATGGTATTTCTTTAATTATTTTCACAGGTATTATTTCACGTTTGCCTATGTCTGTAGTGAATATGATTCGTAAAGTTAGGCTAAATGAAATGAGTATCTTTACTGTAATTGCTATTGTTTTAGGTGTAGTAGTAATGATTGCAGCAGTTATCTTAATACAAGAAGGACAAAGAAGAATTCCAGTGCAGTATGCTCGTAGAGTAGTTGGTCGTAAAGTTGTTGGTGGACAGAGTACCCACATTCCTTTACGTATTAACCAAGCGGGTGTTATCCCTGTAATTTTTGCTTCATCAATCTTAATGTTCCCAGCCACTATTGCTACTTTTAGTAAGGCTGCTTGGTTAAAGAAAGTTGGCGAAGCTTTACAAATGGGTGGTTGGTTGCATACCATACTTTACATGTTATTCATCTTTGGATTTACCTATTTCTATACATCAGTACAGTTTAATCCTCGTGATATTTCAGATAATCTAAAGCAGCAGGGTGGTTTTGTACCTGGTATTAGACCTGGTAAACCAACAACAGATTATTTATCACGAGTTTCAGGAAGGTTAACATTTGTAGGTGCTACATTCTTATGTGCATTAGTAATTATTCCTATAGTTATAAGTAGTGCTTTCAATATTCAAATTGGAATTGCTGGTACTAGTTTAATTATTATGGTAGGTGTAGCGTTAGACACTGTTAAACAGATTGAAAATCAGCTTATGATGCGCCATTATGGTGGATTTCTTAAATAA